The Ascidiaceihabitans donghaensis genome includes the window ACGGATGCAGAACGCGCCGGACCCAAACTGCGGGTTTTGTACACCGGGGGCTGCTGGCTTTATGGCGACACTGGCGGCAACATCGCCACCGAAACATCTGCCTTTGATCCCCTGCCCGCCTTTGCGTGGATGGTGCATCATGCGCAGCGCTTGTTGCGGGCCAGTCATCTGTCTGTCGCAGTCGTACATCCTGCCATGGTGTATCATTTGGATGGCGGTGGGGTCTTTGAACGGTTTCGCGACGCAGCCCGTTCCCATGATCCGGTGGAAATTTGGGGAAGCCCCAACACCAGATGGCCTTTGATAGAACGGCACGATCTGGCACGGGCCTATTGCGATCTGTTGGTACGTCCCGATCTAAGCAGACATTTCAACGCCGTGGCACAGCAAGGCGTGCGGGTCGGCGACATCGCAAACACGATCACACGCTGGTATGCCAGCCAAAGCAGCACAATGGTCCGCAGCGTGGCCGACGTGATGCAAGCGCACGGGGAATGGGCCAAAGGCCCGACACTTGACCAATCCCTGTCCAGCGCGAAACTGCAAACCGCAACGGGATGGCGTCCCCGTTTCACCCAGTTCCAGACAGCGCTTGATCTACAAACTGTTAATGCCAGCTGACAAACAGCACTGGTCACATTTCCCCGCCTCTTCAAAGCGCTGGTCAGTTTCACCGCCTCGTGCCAAAACTGTGCGATCAGGAAAAAGGAAGCCCTATGTCCCTTGTCATTACATCACTCTACGCAGGTCTTATTGCCCTACTGTTTATCGCCCTTAGTGTTCGCGTTGTGCGTTATCGCCGTGGCAATCGCGTGTCGGTCGGGCACCAAGGCCACAAAGATCTGGAACAACGCATGCGTGCGCAGGCCAACTGCGGCGAATACGCGCCGATGGGTCTGATTCTGCTGCTTATTTCGGAAATCCAAGGTGCGCCGCCGGTGGCATTGCATGTCCTTGGCATCATGTTGGTGGCTGGTCGGATCATGCATGCGATCGGATTCTCAAAGCACCCGCAGATCATGGGGTTGCGTGTCGGCGGCATGGTTTTGACCTTTTCGATGATTGTGTTCACCGCTTTGGGTCTTTTGGCCCACGCATTGTTTTAAGCGCATACCATGAGACGGGGGGGGCGCGGCACAACACTGGCGTCGCGCACCTCCAAAGACCCATTTTGCGGATTGCAGCCTATTGAGTGGCCATGATGCATACATCCCCATGCAAATCTAAGTGCAAACTTCCCGCGTCCGATTGGACAGCGCTTCCGATGCCGATGAAAACAACCAGAAGCGCCAGCTTTAAATCACCTAAAACACTCATCTTAACCTCCTGTTATTATTTTGAAAAACGATGTGCAGGTCTCTGCGTCTGTTTGCGTCGGCACACTGCACCGGTACTTTTTCCGAAGATAGAATCCATCAAATCCTCCAAAAAACAGCAGCGCAGTTTTGCAAGGTGCATTTGCTGCATCGTCATCTCGTCATGCCCTTGATACGCAGTGCCAAAGACCTTCCGTCGCGATAATTCATTTTTTTCGCATTTCTTGAAAATTAGCACTTGCAGGTTTTGTGCAGCGATTATATTCCGCCTCTCAAGGAAGCGGGCGTAGCTCAGGGGTAGAGCATAACCTTGCCAAGGTTAGGGTCGGGCGTTCGAATCGCCTCGCCCGCTCCAATATAACCACCATACCCCGGTGGTTAACGATAGGGCCACCTTCGGGTGGCCCGTCGTCGTTTTAGCGCCTTGATATCTTACTGTAATTTGGCCAGCACAATCGCCTGTATACGGCAGCTTTACAAAACAATTCACAAACAGTCAGCTCCGACAAAGCAGCAGTTCAAAACGTCTAAATGTAAGAGAATTTTGGTGCGGTCGAGAAGACTCGAACTTCCACGGGTGTTACCCCACAGCGACCTCAACGCTGCGCGTCTACCATTCCGCCACGACCGCACGCCATGGATGGTGAGCAGGCTTTACCCCCCTTGCGCACAGATGTGAAGAGAAAATTGACGTAAAGCAAAACTCAGTGCAAACTCCCGCTATACGCGTAGTCATTTTTACAAAATCATTCACAAAGCATGGAATTTTCATGACAAATCCTTTTCCGCTTTCTCAGGCGCAGGTCCAGCTGACGCTGGCTGCTCTCGCCTATGCCGCTGACACCAAAGACTCCAAAACAGGCGAATACCCCCCAATGAGCGTGGTCAAAGCCCGCATAACTGGCCAGTTGAACAGCAATGAATATTGCGCAAATCACACGTGGACCGTTGTCTGGGGGCCAGTGCAGACCTCCCTGACCGACAATTTGGTCTATGTCGCCCTGAATACGGTTTCAGGCGAATTGGCTGTCAATCTACGGGGCACGACGACGCAATTTCTGTCGCGTCTTGAAGATCTTCCAAGTGGCCAAATCACGTTTCCTACTGGCAATACCACGGGCGCTGCGGTGTCTGCTGAATTCCACAATGCCTTGTCGGAGATGCTGGATGCCAAAGATCCGGACACCGGACTGACGCTGCAAGCCTATGTCGCGGGCCAGATCACGCAGGGGCAAACGGTTTATGTGAACGGTCACAGTCAGGGCGCCGCCCTTGTCCCTATGATGCAAGCGGCCCTTCAGAACGGGTGGAACAGCATCCCCGGCATTGCAGCGACCTTCAAAGGGTTTGCATTTGCCCCCCCGACCTCTGGCAATCCTGCATTTGCCACTTGGGTCGCTGACACTGTGGACTGTTGGTTTGTGATAAATCCGTTGGACATCGTGCCTTTGGGGTATGACGCGATCATGGACATTATCACCAAGACCATCCCCGGTCCCATTCCTGACGGCTGGGAAGGTTACGCCATCAAAAAA containing:
- a CDS encoding MAPEG family protein gives rise to the protein MSLVITSLYAGLIALLFIALSVRVVRYRRGNRVSVGHQGHKDLEQRMRAQANCGEYAPMGLILLLISEIQGAPPVALHVLGIMLVAGRIMHAIGFSKHPQIMGLRVGGMVLTFSMIVFTALGLLAHALF
- a CDS encoding NAD-dependent epimerase/dehydratase family protein, whose amino-acid sequence is MTLDVFLLGGTGSIGTALVTELVARGHRVTALSRSAASDHRLQAMGAQVLRGDMMDPARWMPAALSHDAFVQAAATFGDDMAEADNRVVSQLLTDAERAGPKLRVLYTGGCWLYGDTGGNIATETSAFDPLPAFAWMVHHAQRLLRASHLSVAVVHPAMVYHLDGGGVFERFRDAARSHDPVEIWGSPNTRWPLIERHDLARAYCDLLVRPDLSRHFNAVAQQGVRVGDIANTITRWYASQSSTMVRSVADVMQAHGEWAKGPTLDQSLSSAKLQTATGWRPRFTQFQTALDLQTVNAS
- a CDS encoding lipase family protein — its product is MTNPFPLSQAQVQLTLAALAYAADTKDSKTGEYPPMSVVKARITGQLNSNEYCANHTWTVVWGPVQTSLTDNLVYVALNTVSGELAVNLRGTTTQFLSRLEDLPSGQITFPTGNTTGAAVSAEFHNALSEMLDAKDPDTGLTLQAYVAGQITQGQTVYVNGHSQGAALVPMMQAALQNGWNSIPGIAATFKGFAFAPPTSGNPAFATWVADTVDCWFVINPLDIVPLGYDAIMDIITKTIPGPIPDGWEGYAIKKLVNYAAYIASLAGTWAQPSQQALTQSVPLPDLHFFEQIGGQHNHNSYLHLLGAKQITNDASGASPMSGTITPPYVTVP